ATACTTCTTTTGCATCTCCAACAATTGGAATCTTGGTTGGAACATTCTTTCCAATTTCCGCTGGGTCGATGTCAATGTGAGCAATTTTTGCATTTGGTGCAAAATGCTTTAAGTTACCTGTTACTCGGTCATCAAAGCGCGCCCCGATACTAATGAGAAGATCACTCTCATAAATTGCCATGTTTGCTGTGTACGTTCCGTGCATGCCAGCCATTCCTAAATGAAGCGGATGATCTGCAGGAAAACAACCTAACCCTAAAAGCGTATTAATAACCGGAATATTTTGACGCTCAGCATAATTTTTTAATTCTTCTGAACCTTTACTCAATAATACTCCCGCACCTGCTAGAATAACAGGTTTCTTTGCAGCTGCTACTGCGTCTGTTAACTTTTTAACCTGCAGCTGATTTGGAAAATAAGTTGGCTGATAGCCAGGTAAATCAATTTCTCCTTCATAATTAAATGTTCCATCACCCTGTGCCATATCTTTTGGAATGTCGATTAAGACTGGACCAGGTCTTCCTGTTGTCGCAATATGAAATGCCTCTTTGATGATTCTCGGCATGTCGCTGATATTGCGTACTTGATAGCTATGTTTTGTAATTGGCATTGTGATTCCTAATACATCTGCTTCTTGGAACGCGTCAGAACCAATTACACTTGAAGCTACTTGACCAGTAAAAACAACTAAAGGAAGTGAGTCAATCATCGCATCTGCCAAACCTGTTACGATATTTGTTGCACCAGGACCACTTGTTGCGATAACTACACCGGGTTTACCTGAAATTCTTGCGTACCCTTCTGCTGCGTGAATTCCACCTTGTTCGTGACGAGCAAGTACGTGAAACATTCCTGAACCGTATAGCTTATCGTAAATCGGTAAAACGGCTCCCCCTGGGTAACCGAAGATGACGTCAACGTTTTCTCTTCTTAGAGATTCAATCAACATGTCAGCTCCATTCATTTGTGCCCCAGCGCTTACAGGTTCTTTCGTTTGCATATTGGCTCCCACTTTTCTCATCCTTTCGTTTTCTAGATAAAAGAAAAAAGACTTCTCACCCCTAAATAGACCCTATCAAATGATATAGGTCAAGGGGCGAAAAGTCTTTTGTACTTTACGCGGTACCACCCTCGTTTGTAATCGTAATGATTACCTTATGAATGTATACTGTACATTCTTTTTGATAACGAGTGCTTTGGAAGTACACTCGGTCGCCCTTACTGAATTTCAGGGTGACACTCTGAGGTGAGTTCATTTTGACTTGGTAACGCCGGCTTCCAGCAACCCGACTCTCTGTTGATACCTAAACATCAAAACTACTTATCCTCTTCAACGTTTTAAAACGCTATATGCTTTTTGAACAATGCTTTACACATCATATTTTAAATTAATTACAATTAATTAAAATTTTTAGAAAACTTATATTTGAGGACTATCTTACGCCCATTTCTATGCATAGTCAACCACTTTTCAAGATTTTTTTAGACAATTTAGACTAAACAGAATATTTGAATGCGTTTTCATTATTGATGCAATAAGGGTTTATAGCCACTCAAAAAGTTTTTCTGAAACGTTCATTTGTACACACTGAATGAACAAACATTCACTTTTAAGATAAATAAAAAAATCCCGGCTTTTACTAAAAAGTAAAAGCCGGGATTTTTTTCTAGACGTCCCAGGAGAGATTCGAACTCCCGACCGACGGCTTAGAAGGCCGTTGCTCTATCCTGCTGAGCTACTGGGACATAATGTTAAACTGTATCAAAGACAATACTTATTATATTCAAATATAATTTAAAAGTCAACGTTTTTTTGAAATTTTATGAGAAGAGAGGTAAAAAACCTTCTCTTCTCCCTATATTTGGCTATATTATGCTGAAAGTGTACAGGTTAACTGCATGCTAGGAATATGTTTACCGCTTATATCGTAAAACTGCACGGTAGCTTCTGTACCATCCATTACTAGTATAGCATACGTACGTTCTTTTCTCATACGAGGAAGTAACATACTTCCTGGATTGATAAATAAAACTCCGTCCATGAGCTCAGCTCCCGCTATGTGAGAATGCCCAAAACAAACAACGTTTGCCCCCACTTCTCTCGCTTTGTAATGCAGATTCATCATAGACATTTTAACATTATATAAGTGACCGTGTGTAACCAGACACGTGGCTTCTCCAAGTGACTCTACTCGATCATTGACGTAAGATGCATCATAATCACAATTTCCTCGAACGCCTAAAAACGAAGACATTTCTTTGCTGTCTTGTGGCAGCTCAGAGTCACCACAATGAATCATCTTATCTACATCAGCATGTCTTTCTCTGATAGTGAGCAGTTCTTCTTGTAACCCGTGGCTATCGCTTACAATTAATAGTTTCACACGTCATCACTCCTTCTAAAATTGCGCATCAATTAGCGGTGCTAGTTTTTCTAACGCATTTGCTCGGTGACTAATTTGATTTTTTTGTTCTTTAGACAATTCTGCCATGGAGCAGTTCCATTTTTCTACAAAGAAAATAGGATCGTATCCAAAGCCGTTCTCGCCTCTTTTTTCTTCCAAGATGCGCCCTTCACACGTGCCTTCTACAAGCTCTGTTCTCTTTCCAGGCACTGCAATAGCAAGCGTACAATGAAAACGTGCCGTGCGCTTTTCAAACGGCACGTCATGTAATTTTTGAAGTACCTTCTCTATATTAGCATTATCATCTTTATTTTCACCAGCATAACGCGCGGAATAAACGCCTGGCTCTCCGTTTAAGGCATCAATAGCAAGCCCAGAATCATCGGCAATAACCGGCTTATTTAATGCTGATGAAATGGTTTCTGCCTTTAGCGTGGCGTTCTCTGCAAATGTAACGCCCGTTTCTTCCACGTCCTCAATTTCAGGAAAATCAAGAAGCGATGTTACTTTAAATCCCTTCGGTGAGAATAGTGTTTCAAAATCCTTTACTTTGCCTGCATTTTTAGTTGCAATAATGATTTCACGCACGTCAATCCCTTACCTTTCTTTAACCGGAATGTAAGCAGCCAGATGATCAAGAACTTTCTTTTGCTGTTCAATCAATTGATAAACACCCTTTTCCCCTAAATCCAGAAGATGGTTTAACTGTTCTCTCGAAAACGTCGATTCCTCTCCCGTTCCCTGTAATTCTACAAACTGTCCGCTTCCTGTCATCACAATATTCATGTCAACTTCCGCTGTCGAATCTTCTTCATAATTTAAATCTAAAATCGAATTTTCTCCATGGATACCTACTGAAGTCGCAGCTAAATAGTCACGAATAGGAATTTCTGTCAGCTTGTTCTCTTCAACCAGCTTTCCAAACGCTAAAACCATAGCCACAAATGCACCTGTAATCGATGCTGTTCTTGTTCCGCCATCTGCTTGAATAACATCACAATCAATCCAAATGGTCTTTTCTCCGACCTTTTCCAGGTCGACTACAGAACGAAGAGCTCGTCCGATCAGACGCTGAATTTCCATTGTTCGTCCTGTGACTTTACCTTTTGTTGATTCGCGTATATTTCTTTGTGCCGTAGCTCGAGGCAGCATAGAATATTCAGCTGTAATCCATCCTTTTCCTTGTCCACGCATAAAAGGAGGCACTCTGTCGTCTATGCTTGCTGTACAAATAACCTTTGTGTCTCCCACCGAGATTAATACAGATCCTTCTGGATGCTTTAAGTATGAAGTATGAAGAGATACAGGTCTCAATTCATTAAATTCCCTACCGTCCAAACGCATTAAGCATGTCCTCCTATTAATTCATTTATATGTAATAGCTTCTTCCATTTTAACTATAAAACAGCGGAAAGAGGTCGCTATTTCAGCAGACCTCTTTCTACTTAGTCCTTTACTAGTATAACAAAAATTTGTTTTTAAAAACTACCTGTGTTCACATTTTTAGGTCTTGAAACTGGCTCCGTTAGCTTTTTCCCTTTTTCATCTTTTAGCGTTTTTTTGCCATTCACCTTAATGGCAACGCTGTCTACGGCTTTTTGTTCCGTCAGCGATAACACCAAGGAGTCGAGAACATACTGAGAAATTTCCGTTCCTTTTAAATTTCCAAAGATGTTTTTATTAAAGTTCAGCGTTAACTGACCGTCCGCATACTTTGGAGCTGCTACGAGCTTTGCATCAGGATTAAAATCTGTCACTAAACCTGATGCAGGCGCAGGTCCTTCTACAAGCTCGTTCACAATTGCAGTGTACATATCTTTGTCACCAGAAGCAATTCGTTTTGTAACAGGAACATAGTAAGTTTGTTTGCCCTCTTGAGCTAAGTAATAGATCGTAACTGGCTTCGTTTGGGTTACGTCAACTACTCCAGTATTATCAAAGTTAATGCCATCTGCTCTGCTCAACCCTTTACTGATTGGTGTATGATTTACAGGCATCTCATCTTTATCATAGCCGTTAATGCGAATTTTAACTTTATTTACGCCTTCAAACTGCGTCAGCGTCCACGTTACGGCCTGCAGGATACGGAGTTCATCTTCTTTTTTATATTCAGCAAATTCAGGTGAAAAATCTGCTACCATCGTGCCGTCACTTTCCAGCTTTGTCCCTAAAACTCTTGTATCAGCAGGAAGAACCGCTCGGAAATTATTTGGCAATAAGTTTGTGACTGGTCCACCCTCTACTAAATATTCAAGAGACTGTTTAGCGACACCTTTTGATTTAGGAATTTCAAGCGTCTGGGGAACAACGTACCCGTTTTTATCAATCAAGTAAATTTCTCTTTTGGTAGGCGCAGATGTTTCTGCCGCTTTACTTTGTTTTTTATTAGCTTCCGTTACTTTTGCTTCAGTCGCTAATGATTTTTCATCTTTCACATAGGTGACATCCTTTGGCGGATCAATTTCCTTTGCTGCGTTATCCCCTCCGAAAAGTCCACAGCCGGATAACAACACAGATGTGGTCACCACGGCGGATATGAGAACAAATTTGGTCTTTTTGGACATTCCTTTCCCTCCTCAGACTGTTTGTACTACTATGTATACGAGCTTATTTGCATTTTAGACCAGCTCAAACAAGTTTTTGGCCACAAAAAAAACCGAGCTTAATATGCTCGGTTTTAAAGCTTGATATGCTCAACATTATATACAGGGTGCTCAAACCATTTAGATGCAATAGATTGAAACAGTTCTGTTGAGCCTGTTGTATAGAAGTAGTGTTCGGGCTCCATGCTTCTAGGAGCTAGTAAATTGCTATAAGAAAGAATGGCACTTACCTCTATTGCCGTTTCTTCACCAGAACTAATTAACTGAACTCGAGGCCCAATTGCTTCTTGAATAACTGGCTTTAATAACGGATAATGCGTACATCCTAAAATAAGGGTATCCATATCTGTATGATAAAAAGGTTTTAATGTTTCTTTTACAATTCGCTGCGCTTCCGGTCCTTCATAATTACCGCTCTCTACAAGAGGTACAAACAAAGGGCATGCTAAATTTTCCACTTCCACTCTCGTATGAAGAGCGCGGAGTGCATGTGTATAGGCTTGGCTTTTAACGGTTCCGTTTGTGCCGATTACGCCTATTTTATGATTTTTAGTTACTTTAAGCGCAGCTCGTGATCCTGGTTCAATGACGCCTATAACCGGAATATCGAGCTGTTCTTGAATTTCATCTAGTACAACTGCCGTAGCCGTGTTGCACGCAATAACAAGCATTTTAATATCTTTAGCTACTAAATAATTAGTCATCTCCCATGTGAAAGCTCGTACTTCTTCACTGGGACGAGGACCGTATGGGCAGCGGGCTGTATCTCCAATGTACATAATTTGTTCTTTCGGAAGCTGTCTCATAATTTCCTTTGCTACCGTTAATCCGCCCACACCTGAATCTATAACACCAATTGGTCTACTCAAAACAATCGCCTCATTTTTCTTTCATTTCATCATGTAATTTTCGTAACGTTACTCGTAAAACTTCTGTTTCACTAGGAGAGAAGTTTGCCAGTACGCCATTTAAATACGTTTGTCGCTTTTCAATTACTTCTTCGATAACACGTGCTCCTTCAGGAAGCAAATGAATACGCACTACGCGGCGGTCTTTCGGATCTTTGACCCGAACCACCAACTTATTTTTTTCCATACGATCTACTAAATCTGTCGTTGTACTACAAGCGAGAAAAATCCGATTTGATAAATCGCCAATCGTCATATCTCCACGTTCAAACAGCCACTGCAAAGCAATAAACTGAGGTGGCGTAATCGTATAGTCTTCTAAAATTTCTCTTCCTTTTTGCTTCACAATAGCTGCAATATGTCGAAGTGACTTTTCTAATTCTGCCACTGTATCCTCATTATTTTTTGCTGTCATACCGTAATCCTTTCCACCTATAAGTCTTATTTTCTATTATTTCTTTCAGTTAAACCCGTCTCTATTGTTTCTCTTTTCTATTTTATATTGTGCTCTTTTTTCGGTGATTTTTCAAGGTTAACATGAGGATTCTACAACGTTCAGCATTAAAAAACAGCTGCTCCATAAAAGGAGCAGCTGTTTCTATTAATTATTGATATACAGCTCGAAAACTGAGCTGAAATCTTTTGTTGTGTAGGCTGTTTTTTTATCTAATAACCAAGAAAACGCGGCTTCGTTAATTTCTTTAAATTCACCAGCAACACTTCCACTTGTATTTCTTGTACTGCTTAGCGTAGAAGAAGCTAGCTGAATGCTTTGTTTAGCAAAATCGAGCGCAATTTCATTTTCACGCGTTATTTCAGACATTTTAAACAGCGCTTTATATAAATCTTTTACCTCTTCTATATGCTTTTTGTGTACATCGATAGAAAAAGTTTCCGAGCCAATTTTAAATTTAATTTCCACATCTAAATCGACAGTTCCAGCCGTTTCTAGCATTACGTTTGAAATGTGATTTGTGCTGTAGTTATAGCGGCGAAGCATTCGCTTTTTACTTGTAGCACTTGTTCCATCAAGGTGAATGAGCGCTTTATTGGTAAAGCAATATTCATCTGACTTTGATTTGATTAGAAAATAAATTTTTTCTTGTTCTTCATGCATAACGTAATCGTCTGCATCTACCTTGTCATAATCAACTGGCTTAATAACAGAACCAATATCACTTAGCCCCAATACATCAGCAGCTACTTTTCCAAACATTTCTCCATCTCCCTTTTAAAAACGATTGTGTTATTTTCATGTTTTAAGTGTACTGTGCAAATGAGGGGATGTAAATAAAAAAAGGAGCTTCTTTAAAAGAAGCTCCCCATTTATTAAAAGAACAAATTTAAAATCATATAGATAAGTGCAGCTAATGAAGCTGAAATTGGCAATGTGATAACCCATGTAATCACCATGCGCTGTGCAGTTCCCCATTTTACACCTTTCACTCGGTGAGCAGAACCTACACCTAAGATAGAAGATGAAATAACATGAGTAGTACTGACAGGTAGATGAATAAACGTTGCTCCAAAGATAATGGCAGCACCCGTTAAGTCCGCAGCTACTCCATTAACAGGACGAATTTTCATAATTTTACCGCCAACGGTTTTAATGATTTTCCATCCACCAATTGACGTTCCAAGCCCCATTGCAACCGCACAAGCCAGCTGTACCCACCACTGAATCTCAGTACCGCTTTGCATATTGTTAGCAATAAGCGCTAGCGTAATGATACCCATTGCTTTTTGCGCATCATTCGTACCGTGTGTGTAAGATTGTAGAGCTGCAGTCAGGATTTGAACGCGGCGAAAACGCTTATTCGTTTTCGTCAAGTTATGGTTTTTAAACGTTAGCTTGATAATCGTATAGACAATATAACCTACTACAAAGGCTAGAACTGGTGAAATTAGAAGGGCTTCAATGATTTTGATGAAACCTTTGTAATTTAAAGCACCAAATCCAGCAGCTGCAATAGCTGCTCCTGCAATCGATCCAATAATTGCATGAGAAGAACTACTCGGGATACCGAAATACCATGTGATTAGGTTCCACGCGATAGCAGAAATTAATGCTGCTAAAATAACGACAGAACCATTTTGAAGCGTATAAGGATCAACGATATCCTTTGTAATCGTTTTGGCTACGCCCGTAAACGTCATAGCCCCGACAAAGTTCATGGTTGCGGCTAAAAGAATTGCATGTCGCGGTTTTAAAGCTTTGGTTGAAACAGAAGTCGCAATGGCATTAGCTGTATCGTGAAAGCCGTTGATAAAGTCAAAACCAAGTGCACCAACTACAATTAGAATGGTTAATATTAGCATTGAATCCATTATACTATAGCCCCGTTACGCATTCTTCATAATAACTGATTCTAAGTTGTTCGCAACCGTTTGACAATAATCCGCGATTTCTTCTAGCGTTTCATAAATTTCTTTATATTGAATAACTTTAATTGGATCTTTACATGTTGCAAATAATTGTTTTAGTGCACGACGATATAATGTATCACAATGTGACTCATACTCTTTAATTTTAATTGCATGCTCACTAATTTGAAGAAGCTTTTTCTCAGACAACAAATTAATAGTAATTAAAATTTCTTCAGCACAGCCTTGAATATTTTTAACAAATTCAGCTACATATTCATCAAATGTCGTAATTGAATGAATTTCCATTAAAGCAGCAAAGCTATCGATGCCATCAAGTACATCATCCATGCTCATCGCTAGCTGTAAAATATCTTCACGCTCAATTGGAGTAATAAATGCTTTGTTCAACTCAGTAATCACTGTATGCACGTATTTATCACCTTTTGATTCATACGCTTTTAAAACGTTGGCAAATTCCTTTAGGTCAGATACATTTTGAAGTTCAAAGCTGCCTAAAAACTCCGCTGAGTCCTTAATATTTTGGGCAATGTCCATTAACATTTCAGAAAACTTGTCTTTTTTTCTTTTGATCACGTTGCAATCCTCCATCCAATTTATCGAAACTTTACCACTCGTTTTTTCTCTCTATCTTTTTATATGTGTTCTAGTTTCTTTTTTCATTTAAAGTAATGGATAAAACCTAGCTGTTCATTACTATAACGAGAGAAACCACCTCTCTTGTGTATCAAAAAATTCTAAAAAAACAAACGTTTACCAGAGCAAAAGTCCCAAAATGTGGTTCTTTCACCTATAGGTTATGCGATTCATTTTTTTACGCCAAGTCAAAAATTACTCCTATTATTGTTAATTGTCAATAACTTTTCAAACACATTTTTTTAGGCTTCTTTACAATACATTAACAATAATACGTTGATTCCTTTTAAAATAAGGGTTTTCAGAGTTTGTATAAAATTGGGATTTACAAAAACTTAACATTACTCCCCTTGTGTAAATAATAAAAGCCAGCTCTTTTAGAACTGGCTTTTATTATTTACTTATTATATTGCTGAAATACATTTTTTACTTTCGGCACGACGTAATGACTTCCGCCTTTATCCTCTACCCCTTCAACCATCATTGAAACGAGTAAGTTTTTCTGTTTTGTGTCCACAGCTACAAACCATCCGTTTTCCTGCCCTTTTTCACCTTGAGTTTTCTTTAGCTCTGCTGTTCCCGTTTTTCCAGCCAAGGTTAACCCATCTATCTTTGCTGCATGACCCGTACCGTTTTTATCTTCAATGACATCAACTAAATCATTTTGAATTAATTGCGCCGTTTCTTTAGATATTACTTGTTTTTTCCATATTCCACTCTCATCACCGTTCATAAGAATAGGCTTTACTATATTTCCATCGTTTACAATCGATGTATACATCAATGCCAAGTGGAGAGGATTCACTTGCAGTTTCCCCTGGCCATAGCCAGAGTTTGCTAATACTCCCTCATCTTTAATATCTTGATCACCTGCAATTTTAGACGTTTCAAAAGGATAATTAACAGGCAATTTTTGATTAAACCCAAACTGTTTTAAACCACTGTTAAATTTGTCTAAACCTAGCTTCAAAGCAGTCTGCGCAAAATAAATATTATCAGATGTAACATAAGCATCACGTAAATTAACATTCGGTTTGCTGCCCACTCGTGTTACGTAGAAATTTCCCCAGCTTTTATCTTTCTGCCATTTCTTCCCGCTGATTGATATACTTTCATTTGGATTTAGCACGTCTTCATCAACCGCTAAAGCTCCGGTGACTAACTTAAATGTAGATCCCGGAGAATACGTTTTGGTAAAACGATTCATTAACGGCTTATTAGGATTCGTTGAAAGGGATTGATACGTATTAGCATCGATTCCAAAAGAAAAAGAATTCGGATCAAAAGCTGGCGTGCTTACAAGACCTAATATTTCTCCCGTTTTAGGTTGAAGAGCAGTAGCTACTCCTTTTTCATCTTTTAACTGTTCATAAAGGGATTTTTGAACATTCGTGTCTACCGTAACCTGAATGCTTTCCCCGTCTTTTGGATTCACTTTTGCAATTTCATTCTTTTTATTATCATCTTTATCTACAGTATAAATCGTGACGCCGTCTCGAGCACGAAGCTTATCTTCATACAAAGACTCTAAGCCAATCATTCCAGCTTTAGACTGAGCATTATAACCTTCATCTTTATGCTCTTTTAAATATTCCGCTGTGACAGGCGCAACGTATCCAACTAAATGAGCACACGCTTCTTCACAAGGATATACGCGCGCATTTACCTTTTTTTGTTGAATGCCTTCTACTTTTTTCAAAGAATTCTCTAAATTAGAGGCGTCTTTTTGACTAACTGTTTTAATAGGAACAAATTGATTCTCTTTCACCCAAGAAGCGCTCAGTGCTTGATTAATACTTTTTTCCGAAAGAGCAAGAGTCTTGCTTAATTGTCGTATCGCTTGCTCGCCGCCTTTAGAAAACTGCTGGGGAACAACTCCAACTTGAATCGCTTCTCCGTTTTGAGCTAAATATTTCCCTGAACGATCCATAATTTCTCCACGCACAGCTGACTGAGTAGCTACTCTTACTTGCTCTCCTTGCTCAAGTCCTTTAAAAATCATATTAGGCTTCCAATTAATATACCAATTCTCTGTATCCCCTTGTTTTTCTTGAACCACAGCAGC
The genomic region above belongs to Priestia megaterium and contains:
- the ilvB gene encoding acetolactate synthase large subunit, whose translation is MRKVGANMQTKEPVSAGAQMNGADMLIESLRRENVDVIFGYPGGAVLPIYDKLYGSGMFHVLARHEQGGIHAAEGYARISGKPGVVIATSGPGATNIVTGLADAMIDSLPLVVFTGQVASSVIGSDAFQEADVLGITMPITKHSYQVRNISDMPRIIKEAFHIATTGRPGPVLIDIPKDMAQGDGTFNYEGEIDLPGYQPTYFPNQLQVKKLTDAVAAAKKPVILAGAGVLLSKGSEELKNYAERQNIPVINTLLGLGCFPADHPLHLGMAGMHGTYTANMAIYESDLLISIGARFDDRVTGNLKHFAPNAKIAHIDIDPAEIGKNVPTKIPIVGDAKEVLKQLLLQEGEVGDYTKWHEKLAAWKQEYPLWYQNSADVLKPQKVVELLHKYTNGDAVVTTDVGQHQMWVAQYYTFNNPDRWVTSGGLGTMGFGLPSAIGAQLANKDKTVVAVVGDGGFQMTLQELGVIRELNLPVKVVVLNNQSLGMVRQWQEIFYEERYSHSLIPNQPNLMKLAEAYDIKGLQASTEEEAHAALKEAMETDGPVLLNFFVAPKENVYPMVAPGKGLHEMVGVKP
- a CDS encoding metallophosphoesterase, with the translated sequence MKLLIVSDSHGLQEELLTIRERHADVDKMIHCGDSELPQDSKEMSSFLGVRGNCDYDASYVNDRVESLGEATCLVTHGHLYNVKMSMMNLHYKAREVGANVVCFGHSHIAGAELMDGVLFINPGSMLLPRMRKERTYAILVMDGTEATVQFYDISGKHIPSMQLTCTLSA
- a CDS encoding XTP/dITP diphosphatase, whose translation is MREIIIATKNAGKVKDFETLFSPKGFKVTSLLDFPEIEDVEETGVTFAENATLKAETISSALNKPVIADDSGLAIDALNGEPGVYSARYAGENKDDNANIEKVLQKLHDVPFEKRTARFHCTLAIAVPGKRTELVEGTCEGRILEEKRGENGFGYDPIFFVEKWNCSMAELSKEQKNQISHRANALEKLAPLIDAQF
- the rph gene encoding ribonuclease PH, producing MRLDGREFNELRPVSLHTSYLKHPEGSVLISVGDTKVICTASIDDRVPPFMRGQGKGWITAEYSMLPRATAQRNIRESTKGKVTGRTMEIQRLIGRALRSVVDLEKVGEKTIWIDCDVIQADGGTRTASITGAFVAMVLAFGKLVEENKLTEIPIRDYLAATSVGIHGENSILDLNYEEDSTAEVDMNIVMTGSGQFVELQGTGEESTFSREQLNHLLDLGEKGVYQLIEQQKKVLDHLAAYIPVKER
- a CDS encoding GerMN domain-containing protein codes for the protein MSKKTKFVLISAVVTTSVLLSGCGLFGGDNAAKEIDPPKDVTYVKDEKSLATEAKVTEANKKQSKAAETSAPTKREIYLIDKNGYVVPQTLEIPKSKGVAKQSLEYLVEGGPVTNLLPNNFRAVLPADTRVLGTKLESDGTMVADFSPEFAEYKKEDELRILQAVTWTLTQFEGVNKVKIRINGYDKDEMPVNHTPISKGLSRADGINFDNTGVVDVTQTKPVTIYYLAQEGKQTYYVPVTKRIASGDKDMYTAIVNELVEGPAPASGLVTDFNPDAKLVAAPKYADGQLTLNFNKNIFGNLKGTEISQYVLDSLVLSLTEQKAVDSVAIKVNGKKTLKDEKGKKLTEPVSRPKNVNTGSF
- the racE gene encoding glutamate racemase, which produces MSRPIGVIDSGVGGLTVAKEIMRQLPKEQIMYIGDTARCPYGPRPSEEVRAFTWEMTNYLVAKDIKMLVIACNTATAVVLDEIQEQLDIPVIGVIEPGSRAALKVTKNHKIGVIGTNGTVKSQAYTHALRALHTRVEVENLACPLFVPLVESGNYEGPEAQRIVKETLKPFYHTDMDTLILGCTHYPLLKPVIQEAIGPRVQLISSGEETAIEVSAILSYSNLLAPRSMEPEHYFYTTGSTELFQSIASKWFEHPVYNVEHIKL
- a CDS encoding MarR family winged helix-turn-helix transcriptional regulator produces the protein MTAKNNEDTVAELEKSLRHIAAIVKQKGREILEDYTITPPQFIALQWLFERGDMTIGDLSNRIFLACSTTTDLVDRMEKNKLVVRVKDPKDRRVVRIHLLPEGARVIEEVIEKRQTYLNGVLANFSPSETEVLRVTLRKLHDEMKEK
- a CDS encoding PH domain-containing protein, producing MFGKVAADVLGLSDIGSVIKPVDYDKVDADDYVMHEEQEKIYFLIKSKSDEYCFTNKALIHLDGTSATSKKRMLRRYNYSTNHISNVMLETAGTVDLDVEIKFKIGSETFSIDVHKKHIEEVKDLYKALFKMSEITRENEIALDFAKQSIQLASSTLSSTRNTSGSVAGEFKEINEAAFSWLLDKKTAYTTKDFSSVFELYINN
- a CDS encoding inorganic phosphate transporter, which encodes MDSMLILTILIVVGALGFDFINGFHDTANAIATSVSTKALKPRHAILLAATMNFVGAMTFTGVAKTITKDIVDPYTLQNGSVVILAALISAIAWNLITWYFGIPSSSSHAIIGSIAGAAIAAAGFGALNYKGFIKIIEALLISPVLAFVVGYIVYTIIKLTFKNHNLTKTNKRFRRVQILTAALQSYTHGTNDAQKAMGIITLALIANNMQSGTEIQWWVQLACAVAMGLGTSIGGWKIIKTVGGKIMKIRPVNGVAADLTGAAIIFGATFIHLPVSTTHVISSSILGVGSAHRVKGVKWGTAQRMVITWVITLPISASLAALIYMILNLFF
- a CDS encoding DUF47 domain-containing protein, yielding MEDCNVIKRKKDKFSEMLMDIAQNIKDSAEFLGSFELQNVSDLKEFANVLKAYESKGDKYVHTVITELNKAFITPIEREDILQLAMSMDDVLDGIDSFAALMEIHSITTFDEYVAEFVKNIQGCAEEILITINLLSEKKLLQISEHAIKIKEYESHCDTLYRRALKQLFATCKDPIKVIQYKEIYETLEEIADYCQTVANNLESVIMKNA
- a CDS encoding penicillin-binding transpeptidase domain-containing protein translates to MRRIGWLFFTMAILLLITAGCSNDQQKAQNRFDKYVAMWNKEDFEGMYGYLSKDAKKTISEKDFVNRYKNIYDAIEADKLKVKASKIEDLEIKDHKAVLPFEVNMNSVAGEISFKENAAVVQEKQGDTENWYINWKPNMIFKGLEQGEQVRVATQSAVRGEIMDRSGKYLAQNGEAIQVGVVPQQFSKGGEQAIRQLSKTLALSEKSINQALSASWVKENQFVPIKTVSQKDASNLENSLKKVEGIQQKKVNARVYPCEEACAHLVGYVAPVTAEYLKEHKDEGYNAQSKAGMIGLESLYEDKLRARDGVTIYTVDKDDNKKNEIAKVNPKDGESIQVTVDTNVQKSLYEQLKDEKGVATALQPKTGEILGLVSTPAFDPNSFSFGIDANTYQSLSTNPNKPLMNRFTKTYSPGSTFKLVTGALAVDEDVLNPNESISISGKKWQKDKSWGNFYVTRVGSKPNVNLRDAYVTSDNIYFAQTALKLGLDKFNSGLKQFGFNQKLPVNYPFETSKIAGDQDIKDEGVLANSGYGQGKLQVNPLHLALMYTSIVNDGNIVKPILMNGDESGIWKKQVISKETAQLIQNDLVDVIEDKNGTGHAAKIDGLTLAGKTGTAELKKTQGEKGQENGWFVAVDTKQKNLLVSMMVEGVEDKGGSHYVVPKVKNVFQQYNK